From a region of the Dictyostelium discoideum AX4 chromosome 2 chromosome, whole genome shotgun sequence genome:
- the argS1 gene encoding arginine-tRNA ligase codes for MFQEEIAKQLSVLTEIEANKILECIESTKNKDMADFAVPIPKLNKFKKLVGKPDQLAIDFASKIQLNDCIQGASATGNYLNFKVNRLLQVQEILKEVINQKEKYGMTEQGKGKKVIVEFSSPNIAKPFHAGHLRSTIIGNFMVNLFNELAYETVSMNYLGDWGKQYGLLAVGFEKYGSEEELLADPIKHLYNVYVQINGEAEKEEEAKKKYAEEIAAGVEPTAPLQTTPTIHDTARAYFKRMEDGDAEALAIWKRFRDLSIVKYKDIYNRLNVKFDIYAGESLVTEGMTIEFKKLQDKNLLEDSQGAKVIDLSKPNKLGKVLVQKTDGTTLYITRDIAAAVDRKNNIGFDKMYYVVASQQDFHFRQLFDILGKMDYQWQKDLTHINYGMVKGMSTRKGTVVFLEDILNKTQKKMLKIMKQNEQKFAEIEDPEKVADIVGLSAVVIQDFNAKRNKDYDFNWDRMLKSDGDTGPYLQYAHARLCSLERKSGFEFNPNANLSLLSEPEAFNLAITIGRYPEIIQLTHNQLEPSTLVGYLFELAHAVSSAHQVLWIKDREKDVAEARFVLYWAAKVILGSGLRILGLVPLERM; via the exons atgtTTCAAGAAGAAATTGCAAAACAATTATCTGTACTTACAGAGATTGAAGccaataaaattttagaatgtattgaatcaacaaaaaataaagatatggCAGATTTTGCAGTACCaattccaaaattaaataaatttaagaaATTAGTTGGTAAACCAGATCAATTAGCAATTGATTTCGCATCaaagattcaattgaatgATTGTATTCAAGGTGCATCAGCAACtggtaattatttaaatttcaaagTCAATCGTTTATTACAAGTTCAAGAGATTTTAAAGGAAGTTATCaaccaaaaagaaaaatatggTATGACAGAACAAGGTAAAGGAAAGAAAGTGATCGTCGAATTCTCATCACCAAATATCGCCAAACCATTCCATGCTGGTCATTTACGTTCAACCATCATTGGTAATTTCATGGTTAATCTCTTCAATGAATTAGCCTATGAGACAGTCTCAATGAACTATTTAGGTGATTGGGGCAAACAATACGGTTTGTTAGCAGTTGGTTTCGAAAAGTATGGTTCAGAAGAAGAGTTATTAGCCGACCCAATTAAACATTTATACAATGTTTACGTTCAAATCAATGGTGAAGCAGAGAAGGAAGAAGAAgctaaaaagaaatatgCTGAAGAGATCGCCGCTGGTGTTGAACCAACCGCACCATTACAAACTACTCCAACCATTCACGATACTGCTCGTGCTTACTTTAAACGTATGGAAGATGGTGATGCTGAAGCACTTGCCATTTGGAAACGTTTCCGTGATCTCTCCATCGTTAAATACAAAGATATCTACAATCGTCTCAATGTTAAATTCGATATCTATGCTGGTGAATCATTAGTAACTGAAGGTATgacaattgaatttaaaaaattacaagataaaaatttattagaaGATTCTCAAGGTGCTAAAGTTATTGATTTATCT aAACCAAATAAATTAGGTAAAGTTTTAGTTCAAAAAACAGATGGTACAACACTTTATATTACTCGTGATATTGCAGCAGCAGTTGAtcgtaaaaataatattggatTTGATAAGATGTATTATGTTGTTGCATCTCAACAAGATTTCCATTTCCGtcaattatttgatattttagGTAAAATGGATTATCAATGGCAAAAGGATTTAACTCATATCAACTATGGTATGGTTAAAGGTATGTCAACACGTAAAGGTACCGTAGTATTTTTAGAGGATATTTTGAATAAGACCCAAAAGAAGATGTTAAAGATTATGAAACAAAATGAACAAAAATTCGCAGAGATTGAAGACCCAGAGAAAGTCGCCGATATCGTTGGTTTATCAGCTGTCGTCATTCAAGATTTCAATGCCAAACGTAACAAAGATTATGATTTCAATTGGGATCGTATGTTAAAATCAGATGGTGACACTGGTCCATACCTTCAATATGCTCATGCTCGTTTATGTAGTTTAGAACGTAAATCTGGTTTCGAATTCAATCCAAACGCTAACCTTTCTTTATTAAGTGAACCAGAAGCTTTCAATTTAGCAATTACCATCGGTAGATATCCAGAAATCATTCAATTGACTCATAATCAACTTGAACCTTCAACTTTGGTTGGTTATCTCTTTGAATTGGCTCATGCTGTCTCTTCTGCTCATCAAGTCCTTTGGATTAAAGATCGTGAAAAAGATGTCGCTGAAGCTCGTTTCGTTTTATATTGGGCTGCCAAAGTTATTTTAGGTTCAGGTTTAAGAATTTTAGGTTTAGTTCCACTTGAaagaatgtaa